In the Diospyros lotus cultivar Yz01 chromosome 13, ASM1463336v1, whole genome shotgun sequence genome, AATGGAGCTGTCTTTGATTCTGGAAGTGATCACAAAAGCGCACTGGCTGTTGAGAGTAGCTTCGTGGGAGAAGAGTCCTCCTACGGGActagaaaggaaaggaaggagAGGCCTAAATTGATCAGAACCAAGTCGTTTCGCAGGTTGCCAAGGTTCAGTTTCTGGAGATGCAGAGGATTCAGATTCAGATTTAGGTTGAGGTGGAGATTAAGGATTATGATTTGCGGTAGGAAAGTCTGATAgcattagtatttattatgatcTGCGACTTAGAACTCACATGACTGATCTCATATAGTAAAATTAAGGCATGATAATTGTTGTTTTTATGGCACTTGAACGAATGAATAGTTGACATGTACATTTTCCAACTTGCGTGAGATCGGCAAATTAGCAACAGTTTTCTAGTCACTGTATTGGGATCCTCTAAAAATCCCAACTTTTTACCTGCATAAAAGAATTTTGCAGCTAGTTGAGAAGAATTTGCCTCTGAGCTTTGGGTGCTTGTCTAAGAACTGTAAATGTTGTTGCAAATGACACAGTTCTTGGAGGCCAATCTTCCTATGATGCTGCCCTCTTCAATCCTCAACCTGCCGCTCCGCCGGTTCCACAGGTGCAACCCGTAGCTCGCCCCGGTTAGCTGAACGAGCTTCGCTTCAACCCACTTGGCATGAACCCGGCTAGCTGGCCTCTCAAAAAGGCCTGCTATTCGGGTCCAGTCCACCGGGTAGAATGCCATAGGCGGCAAAACAGTGAAGTTACTATCGACTTTTCCAGCCATTCTCTCTGGACCACCCGAGAAACCAAGTAGGGTCCATTGTGTCCCCATTTGTTTCCATCAAAGGTGGAAGCAAATTCCTCCATGAACTTGTACAAAAGTGGATGATTCCGATCAAAAACCAGCACTGCATTGTTCAATCTTGTCCAGTTGCCGAAAAGATTGACGCTCTGAGCTCCAATCGAGTTCCTCAAACCCGAAAAGTCCCTCAAGACTATGAAATCAGTGTCCAAATATACACCTCCGTACTTGTACAGGGCTGCTAGTCTGATCAAATTCGACAGGTTCTGTGCCAATGAAATTTCGCCGGGATCCTTGTTTCCTTTCTTGATTTCATCGAACCAGGACTCGGCTGGCGTGTCCTTGAACAAGAAGGGCAAGTCCGGCGTGGCGGCGAGAACCTGAAAACCGCGATCGAGCACCGGTTTCAGGATCCGGTAGCCACGAGCAGAGTCCATAGAACTGGACAAAATCACCAAGCAGCCATGTGGGTGGGCTTTGAATAGGCTTTCCACAGCAAGAAACTCTCTTTCCCGGAAAAACCTCGCAGGAGATATCCATGTCATGAAGAACTGGGTACTGCAGTGAACACTGCCGAGAAACTCCCGGACTCGGCCGTCAAATCGGCCGGCCAGTGGGGTTGGCTCGAAAACCTCCAGCTCCGGCAAGTGTTTCTTGAACCAGGCAATTCTTCCTTGATTGGTGGCATCCAGAGGAGGCCCCGATTGCCTGTAGTCTTCCACATAAGCTTCTTGAACCTCTTCCTTCACTGAAAGCAGGGCTTCATGTACACGGGTTGAAATTGAGCTCGATTTTTGAGGCTTGGAGCGAGTAATAGGGAAGGAAAGACTGGAGATGAAGCAGTTGGCGACTAAAACGACTGATAAAAACGCAGTGAAGGAGATGATGGATAAGACGGAGAAGGAGAAGTTGGCTCGGCCTAGCCTCCTGGAATCGAACATCTTAGAGCTAAGGAAGATGAGGAATCGGAAAAGAAGAGATGGGTATGGTGAAGAATAGAGAGAACAGTGATAGAAACAGAGAATTTGGGCGGAGGAATCTGATCTTTAGCATGTTGTGCATAGAATATGGGGATATGGATTCGTTGATTATTGGATATGTGAACAACTCTTTAAGCTTTGTTTTCTTTGCAATGCTATGAGGGTTGAATGTTTCTAAGCGTGTAAACTGGTGAGAAGGTGTCcattttggaaaattttgagCCTCTCATGTTATGGATGCTGCTATATATTATTGAAGGATGAGAAACTATAGTTTGGTCTTTGGTCATAGGCCCCGGTGGGCACCGTTTGTTAGCATTCTAGATTAGGTTAACCAAATTCTCATTCAATGCCCAAATTCTCTTTAGT is a window encoding:
- the LOC127787858 gene encoding LOW QUALITY PROTEIN: uncharacterized protein LOC127787858 (The sequence of the model RefSeq protein was modified relative to this genomic sequence to represent the inferred CDS: deleted 2 bases in 1 codon), with the translated sequence MFDSRRLGRANFSFSVLSIISFTAFLSVVLVANCFISSLSFPITRSKPQKSSSISTRVHEALLSVKEEVQEAYVEDYRQSGPPLDATNQGRIAWFKKHLPELEVFEPTPLAGRFDGRVREFLGSVHCSTQFFMTWISPARFFREREFLAVESLFKAHPHGCLVILSSSMDSARGYRILKPVLDRGFQVLAATPDLPFLFKDTPAESWFDEIKKGNKDPGEISLAQNLSNLIRLAALYKYGGVYLDTDFIVLRDFSGLRNSIGAQSVNLFGNWTRLNNAVLVFDRNHPLLYKFMEEFASTFDGNKWGHNGPYLVSRVVQRMAGKVDSNFTVLPPMAFYPVDWTRIAGLFERPASRVHAKWVEAKLVQLTGASYGLHLWNRRSGRLRIEEGSIIGRLASKNCVICNNIYSS